The following nucleotide sequence is from Quadrisphaera setariae.
CGCCCACGCGCAGGTCCACCTCCCGCAGGAGGGGACGGCCGTCCGGGAGGTCGTAGGAGATCCCGGAGACCTCGAGGTGCGCCACGGGCGTCGATCCTCCCCGACGCCCCGCGCCGCGTCACGCGGGTTTCCCCGGCGGCCCGCCCGGGGCCGTCGTCGCTGAGCGCCCACCCTCCCGGCACGGCCGCCGCGCCTTCCACCGGCGACGGTCGTGCAGCTGCGCGCCGCCTCCCGGGATGGCCGCGCTCCTGCAGCTGGCCGGTCCCGCCCACTGGGCAGGCTGGGTCCCGGTGAGCAGGCTGAGTGCCGGATCTCGGCCCGGAACCGGCACTGGGCCTGTCCACCGGCACTCGGCTTCCCCACCTCGCGACGCGCAGCGCGGTGGCGGGGTGCCAGGTGGCGCCGACGTGCATGAGCGTCAACGCCAGGGGGTCTTGGGTCGGCTCACGTCCGCTTCCGGCCCCGGAAGCGGACGTGAGCCTGCCCAGCGTGGGTCACGCTCCCCGAGGGGACCGCCGGTCGTCGTGGGCGAGCCTCAGACGGCGGCGGGCTGCTGACCGGCGCCGAGCTCGCTGCGCAGGTGCGCCGGGGTCCAGCCCAGCGCCGGGGCCACGTGCTCGGCGATGGTCGCCAGCAGCCGGGTGTTGTACTCCACGCCCAGCATGTTGGGGATCGTCAGGAGCAGCGTGTCCGCCTCCTGCACGGCCACGTCGCGGGCCAGCTGCTCGGCCACGGCGTCGGGGTCTCCGGCGTAGTGGCGCCCGAAGCGGGCCAGGCCGCCGTCGAGGAAGCCGACCTGGTCGGTGCTGTCGACGTCACCGCCGAAGTAGAGCCGGTCCTCCTCGGTCGTGATGGGCATGACGCTGCGCGAGACCGACACCCGCGGGGTGCCGGACCAGCCGGCCTGCACCCACGCCTCGCGGAAGCCCGCGATCTGCTCGGCCTGCAGCTCGTCGAACGGCACGCCGGTGTCCTCGGTGAGCAGGGTGGAGCTCATGAGGTTCATGCCCTGCTCTCCGGCCCAGCGGGCGGTGGCGCGCGTTCCGGCGCCCCACCAGACCCGGTCCGCGAGGCCGGGAGCCTGCGGCTGCACCGAGAGCAGGCCCTGGCGTCCCGTCATCTGCGGGTCCATCGGTGCCACACCGGCGCCGGCGATGGCGGCGCGGAACCGCTTCGTGTGGTCGCGGGCCAGGTCGGCGTCGCTGCGCCCCTCGGGCGGGACGTGGCCGAAGGCCTCAGCGCCGCGCAGCGCGGGCTCCGGTGATCCCCGGCTGACGCCGAGCTGCAGCCTGCCGCCGCTGATGAGGTCGGTGGAGGCGGCCAGCTCGGCCATCGCCAGCGGCTCCTCGTAGCGCATGTCGATGACGCCGGTGCCCAGCTCGATGCGCGACGTGCGCGCGGCCATCGCCGCGAGCAGCGGCCACGGCGAGGAGAGCTGGGGGGCGAAGTGGTGGACGCGGATGAACGCGCCGTCCAGCCCGAGCTCCTCGGCGGCCACGGCCAGCTCGACGGTCTGCAGGAGGGCGTCCGCCCCGGTGCGCACGTGAGAGCCGCGGGCGGGGCGCCAGTTGCCGAAGTTGAGGAACCCGATGTTCTTCATGTTTCAACTAACCCAGAGGGCGTGCGGTCTGTTCCCGCGACACCCGCCGCAGCACCCGCCGACGGGTCAGGCGGTGGGCTGGGCGATGTCGGTGGCGGCGAGCTGGCCGCAGGCCCCGTCGATGTCACGGCCGCGGGTGTCGCGCACCGTGGTGGGGATGCCCGCGTCGCGCAGGCGCCTCACGAACTCGGCCTCCACGCCCGGGTCCGACGCCGTCCAGCGGGACCCGGGGGTCGGGTTGAGCGGGATGGGGTTGACGTGCACCCATCCGCTCCCCCGCGCCAGCAGCTGCTCGGCCAGCAGGTCCGCGCGCCAGGCGTGGTCGTTGACGTCGCGGATGAGCGCGTACTCGATGCTCACGCGACGCCCGGTGGCGTCGAAGTAGCGCTTGGCGGAGTCGAGCACGGCGGCCACGTCGAAGCGGCTGTTGAGCGGCACGAGCTCGTCGCGCAGCACGTCGTCGGGGGCGTGCAGGCTCAGCGCGAGCGTCACGGCGAGCCCCTCTCCCGCGAGCCTGTCGACGGCGGGGACCAGGCCCACCGTCGAGACGGTGATGCCGCGGGCGGACATGCCCAGGCCGTCGGGGGCGGGGTCGACCATGCGGCGCACCGCGCCGACGCACGCCTTGTAGTTGGCGAGCGCCTCCCCCATGCCCATGAAGACCACGTTGTGGACGCGCTCGCCGGTCGGCGCCAGGCGCCGGTTGGCGGCGTGGACCTGCTCGACCACCTCGGCGGCCGACAGGTTGCGCTGCAGACCGCCCTGGCCGGTGGCGCAGAACGGGCACGCCATGCCGCACCCGGCCTGGCTGGAGACGCACAGCGTCACCCGGCCCGGGTAGCGCATGAGGACGCTCTCGATGCGGGCCCCGTCGAAGAGCTTCCAGAGCGTCTTGACGGTGTCGCCGTCGTCGGCCTCCAGCGCGCGGGTCTCGGTGAGCAGCGGCGGCAGCAGTGCAGCACCCAGCTGCTCGCGCAGCGCGGCCGGCAGGTCGGTCATGCCCGCGGGGTCGACCTCACCGCGGCCGAAGTAGTGCTGGGCCACCTGCTTGACGCGGAACGGCGGGACGCCCAGCTCGGCGGCGGCGGCCGCGCGGTCACCGGGGGCGAGGTCGGCCAGGTGCCGCGGCGGCTTGGCCCGCCGCGGGGCGGCGAGGGTCAGCGCGGGACGGCCCCCCGCGGGAGCGGCGGGTGCGGCGGGGGTGGTGGGCGCGGCGTCAGACATGGCGTCGTCCATGGTCCCACGACTGAGCAGCAGCCGGCGCCCTGCGAGCCGGTCACCGGCTCAGCGCAGCAGGAGCTCCAGCAGCAGCCAGGTGGTGGGGGCCACGGCGAGCAGGGAGTCGAGCCGGTCGAGCATCCCGCCGTGCCCGGGGACCAGGGTGCCCATGTCCTTGATGCCGAGGTCGCGCTTGAGGATCGACTCGGACAGGTCGCCCAGGGTCGCGGCGACGACGGCCCCCAGGCCCACGAGCGCGCCGGCCCACCACGTGCCGCCGAGCAGCAGCCACACCGACAGGGAGCCGGCCACGAGGCAGGCCGCGGCGGAGCCGGCCAGTCCTTCCCACGACTTCTTGGGGCTGATCGACGGCGCCATCGGGTGCCGGCCGAACAGGACCCCGGCGGCGTAGCCACCGACGTCGCTGCAGACGGTGAGCAGCACGAACACCAGCACCCGCAGCGCCCCGTCGTCCGCGGCGAGCATGAGCACCGCGAAGCCCGCCAGCAGCGGCAGCCAGCCCACCACGAGGACGGCGGCGGTCACGTCGCGCACGAGGGCGACTCCCGGCGCGGACGTGCCCTCTCCCACGTGCGGCGGCAGGTCGGGCACCTCGAGCACGCGCCAGAGCACGGCGGCGACAGCGGTGAGGCACACGCCCACGAGGAGCGCGTCCAGCCCCCCGACGTAGGCGGCCACGAGCGTGGCCGCGGAGCCGACCACCAGGGGCACCTGGGTGACGCGGCGGTGCCGTGTGGCCAGCGCCCGGGCGAGCTCGCGGACCGACAGGCCCACGGCGACCGCGGCGATGACGATGAAGACCTGCTTGAACAGCAGCAGCGCGGCCAGCACGCCCCCGCCGAGCAGCACACCGGCGATGATCGCCGCGGGGAGGTTGCGACCCGCCCGCCCCGGAGGGCGGACGGGCTTCACCGCAGGGCCGGCCACGGGTCCCACCAGGTCTCCGGCCCGTCGCTCAGACGGCGAGGAGCTCGGTCTCCTTGTGCTTGACGAGATCGTCGATCTCGTCGGTGAAGCGGCGCGTCAGGGCGTCCAGCTCCTTCTCGGCGCGCGCGACGTCGTCCTCACCGGCCTCGCCGTCCTTGACGACGCGGTCCAGCTCGTCCTTGGCGCGGCGGCGCACGCTGCGCACCGACACCTTCGCGTCCTCGGCCTTGGACTTGGCGAGCTTGATGTAGTCGCGCCGCCGCTCCTCGGTGAGCTGCGGGAGGATGATCCGGATGACGTTGCCGTCGTTGGACGGGTTCACGTCCAGGTCGGAGGCCCGCAGCGACTTCTCGATCGCGGCGATCGAGGTCTTGTCGTACGGGCTGATGAGCACCGTGCGCGCCTCGGGCACCTGGAAGGACGCCAGCTGCTGCAGCGGGGTCATCGCGCCGTAGTACTCGACGTTGACCTTCGCGAACAGCGCCGGGTTGGCGCGGCCGGTGCGGATCGCCGAGAAGTCGTTCTTGGCGACCTCGACGGCCTTCTCCATCTTCTCCTCGGCCTCGAGGAGCGTGTCGTCGATCACAGGCCTTGTCCTCCTCGTCAGTGCGTCACGTCCGGGCTGCCCCGCGCCCCCGCAGGGGGCGCAGGGACTCAGCCCGCCGAGACGAGCGTGCCGATCCTCTCACCGCGCAGCGCGGCGGAGATGGTGCCCTCCCCGTCCATGCCGAACACGACCATGGGGAGGCCGTTGTCCATGCACAGGCTGAAGGCGGTCGCGTCGACGACCTTGAGCTGCTGGCGCAGCGCGTCGCCGTAGCTCACCTCGTCCAGGCGGGAGGCGTCGGGGTCCTTGCGGGGGTCGGCGGTGTAGACGCCGTCGACGCCGTTCTTGGCCATGAGCACGGCGTCCGCACGGATCTCCAGCGCACGCTGGGCGGCCACGGTGTCGGTCGAGAAGTACGGCAGCCCGGCGCCCGCGCCGAAGATGACGACGCGACCCTTCTCCATGTGGCGGATGGCGCGGCGCGGGACGTACGGCTCCGCGACCTGGCCCATGGTGATGGCCGTCTGGACGCGGGTGTCCACGCCCGCCTGCTCCAGGAAGTCCTGGAGGGCCAGGCAGTTCATCACCGTGCCGAGCATGCCCATGTAGTCGGCGCGGCTGCGGTCCATGCCGCCCTCGCTGAGCTCGGCACCGCGGAAGTAGTTGCCCCCGCCGACGACGATCGCCACCTGCACGCCCTCGCGGACGGGCCCGACGATGGCGCCGGCCACGGCGGCGACCACGTCGGGGTCGACCCCGACGCGGCCGCCGCCGAACGCCTCACCCGACAGCTTCAGGACGACGCGGCGCCAGCCGTCACCACGCAGGCTCGCGCCGTCCTGTCCGCTGCTCACCGGGGTGCTCACGGTCTCAGGCGCCGACCCGGAAGCGGGCGAAGCCGAGGACCTTGACCCCGGAGTCGTTCAGCACCTGCTGGACGGTGCGCTTGGGGTCCTTGGCGAAGGACTGCTCCAGCAGCACGTTGTCCTTGAAGAAGCCGTTCACGCGGCCCTCGATGATGCGCGGCAGGGCGGCCTCGGGCTTGCCCTCCTCGCGCGCGGTCTCCTCGGCGATGCGGCGCTCGTTGGCCACGGTCTCCTCGGAGACCTCGTCGCGGTGCAGGTGCAGCGGCGACAGGGCCGCGACGTGCATGGCGACGTCGCGGGCGGTGTCGACCTCCTCGCTGTCCAGCGCCACGAGCACGCCGATCTGCGGGGGCAGGTCGGGGCTGGTGCGGTGCAGGTAGGAGGCGACGTGCTCGCCCTCGAGGCGGGCCACGCGGCGCACCTCGATCTTCTCGCCGATGGTGGCGTTGGACTCGTCGAGCAGCGCCTGCAGCGGCTTGCCGTCGATCTCGGCGGCCAGCAGCGCCGCGGCGTCCTTGGCGCCGGAGCTGACGGCCAGCTCGAGCACCCGGTCGGCCAGGGCGATGAAGCGCTCGCCCTTGGCGACGAAGTCGGTCTCGCAGTTGACCTCGACGAGGGTGCCCACGCCGCCCTCGACGCGCGCGGCGACGAGACCGTTGCTGGTGGTGCGCCCCTCGCGCTTGGTCACGCCCTTGAGGCCCTTGACCCGGAGGATCTCGATGGCCTTCGCGCGGTCGCCGTCGGCCTCGTCGAGCGCCTTCTTGACGTCGAGCATGCCCGCGCCGGTCTGCTCGCGCAGGGCCTTGATGTCAGCGGCGGTGGTCGCCATGGGGTCCGTCCTCTCGCCTGGTGTCCTCCGCGCGCCGGGGGTGTCGGGGCGCGGTCTTCGTGGTCTGGGGGCCGCCGTCCCGGTCGGGCTCGGCGGCGGTGCCGCGCCGCCCCGGTGGGGGCGGCGCGGCGGTGGCGCGGAGAGCCGCGTCAGGCGGTCGGGGTCGCCTCGTCGGCTGCGGCCTCGGCCGGAGCGGCGTCAGCCTCGGCCGGAGCGGCCTCGGCGGCGGGCTCGCTGGCCTCGCCCTCGGCCTGCGCGATCGCGGCGGCCGGCTCGGCGCCGGTCGGGACCTGGGCGGCGGCCTCGGCCTCGCCCTGGGCGGCGGCAGCACCAGCGGCGTTGTCGCCGGCGCCAGCACCGGTCTGGGTCTCGCCGGCCAGCAGCTCGGCCTCCCACGCGGCCATCGGCTCGGCGGCAGCGGAGTCGCCACCACCGGCGCGGGTGCGCAGGCCGTCGGCCACGGCGTCGGCGATCACACGGGTCAGCAGCGTGACGGAGCGGATCGCGTCGTCGTTGCCGGGGATCCGGTAGTCGACCACGTCGGGGTCGCAGTTGGTGTCGAGGATCGCCACCACCGGGATGCCCAGCTTGTGCGCCTCGGTGACCGCGAGGTGCTCCTTGTTGGTGTCCACGATCCAGACGGCCGAGGGCGTGCGGGCCATGTCGCGGATGCCGCCGAGGGTGCGCTCGAGCTTCTCCTTCTCGCGGCGCATCATGAGCAGCTCCTTCTTCGTGCGGCCCGAGGAGGCCACGTCGTCGAAGTCGATCTGCTCGAGCTCCTTGAGGCGCTGCAGGCGCTTGCTCACCGTCTGGAAGTTGGTGAGCATGCCGCCCAGCCAGCGCTGGTTCACGTAGGGCATGCCGACGCGCGCGGCCTGCTCGGCCAGCGGCTCCTGGGCCTGCTTCTTCGTGCCCACGAAGAGGATCGAGCCGCCGTGCGCCACGGTCTGCTTGACGAACTCGTAGGCGCGGTCGATGTGGGTCAGCGACTGCTGCAGGTCGATGATGTAGATGCCGTTGCGGTCCGTCAGGATGAACCGCTTCATCTTGGGGTTCCAGCGACGGGTCTGGTGCCCGAAGTGGACGCCGCTCTCGAGCAGCTGGCGCGTGGTGACGACGGCCATGCCGCACTCCTCTCGGCCCCGACCGGGTTCGACTCCGGACGCGGGGCTCATCTCGGTTCTCGCAGCGGTCCGGGTCCGGCCGCCGCCCTGGTGCCTGCGGAGCGCCACCACCCAGCTGCGCCGGGACCGAGGTGGCGCACCCCGCCACGAGGCGGTGTGCGGGCACGCGAAGTACCGGTCGCAAGACCGGCCGTGCCCCAGTCTACGCGGACGGGCGGGTCTGCCCGGACCACGGCCCCGTCGAGCGGCGCTCCGGCGGCGGTCGGGGCGTCGTCCGCCCACAGGGTGCCGGGGACGCGTTCCGTCCACAGCCCTGTCCACAGGACGGGGACGGAGGCACCGCGCTGCACCGCGCGCGCAGCAGCCTGGGCCGGTGCCCGCCCTCGTCGTCGTCGTGCTCCTGTCGGTGGCCGCAGCCCTCCTCACGGGGGCCTCCGCGGCGAGCGCCGCCCCCGCTGCACCCGCGGGCACGGCGTGGTGGTGGCCCCTGGACGACGACGGCGGGCCGCCCGCCGTCCTGCGCCGCGCCTCGCTGCCGCAGCGCCCCTGGCAGCCGGGGCACCGGGGCGTGGACCTCGCCGCCGTCCCCGGGCAGGACGTCCTGGCGCCGGTGGACGGCGTCGTGGTGGCGGCGGGTCTCGTCGCGGGCCGACCGGTGGTGAGCATCCGGGCGGCCTCGGGGTGGCGGGCGACGCTGGAGCCCGTGGTGGCGGCGGTGGCGGTCGGCGACCGGGTGGTGCGCGGTCAGCGCGTCGGGGCGCTGGCGGGCGACGCTGCCCACTGCGGGACGTCGACCTGCCTGCACTGGGGCGTGCGGACCGGCTCGGGCGCCCAGACGCGCTACCGCGACCCGCTGGCGCTGCTGCGCCCCCGGGTGCGCCTGCTCCCGGTGCCCGGCTGGGGCGCCGCAGCGACGGTCAGACCACCTGTCAGACCACTGGTCGGAGCGGTCAGCTGGCTTCCGCGAGCTTGGCGCGCATCGCCACCACGGCCTTGGTGTGCATCTGGCACACCCGCGACTCCGTCACCCCGAGGACCTTGCCGATCTCCGACAGGGTGAGGTTCTCGTAGTAGTAGAGCGTCACGACGATCTTCTCGCGCTCGGGCAGCTGGTCGATGGCGCGCGAGAGGAGGTACTTGGTCTCCTCGTTCTCGAACGCGGTGACCGGGTCCTCGACGCGCGTGTCCTGGAGGGTGTCGCCCAGGGAGAGGGACTCGCCCTTCTCCCCGGTCACGCCGAGCAGCTCGTCCAGGGCCACCACGTTGACGTAGGAGACCTGGCTGAAGATGTTGTGGAGCTCCTTCAGCGTGATGCCCATCCGCGAGGCGACCTCGGGCTCGGTGGGCGTGCGGTGCAGCTCCGACTCGAGCGCGGCGTAGGCGCGCTCCACGTCGCGGGCCTTGCTGCGGACCGACCGCGGGATCCAGTCCATGGCGCGCAGCTCGTCGATGATCGCGCCGCGGATGCGGGTGATCGCGTAGGTCTCGAACTTGATGGCGCGCTCGAGGTCGAACTTCTCGATGGCGTCGATGAGGCCGAAGACGCCGTAGGAGACGAGGTCGGCCTGGTCGACGTTGGCCGGCAGGCCCACGGCCACACGGCCCGCGACGTACTTGACCAGGGGGGCGTAGTGGATGATCAGGCGCTCGCGGACCACCGGGTCCCCGTGGGTCTTGAACCGCTCCCACAGGTCGCGCAGGAGGGCCTCGTTGCGGGCCACGGTCTCGGCGTCGGCGCCCTTGACGGCCAGGCGGCTGCTGAGGCGCGGTGCGCGCGTCGGGGCGACGGGCGCCTCGGTGGTCGTGATCGTGGGCGCTGGGGGCGCCGCCACGGGAGCTGTCTCGGTCATGCTGCCCTGCCTCTCCCCCGACGGGGCCCCCACCGGGCGCCTGCGGGCGCTCACGCCCGCGGGTGGGCCTGTTCGTAGCTGCGTCGCAGGCGCTCGACGGAGACGTGGGTGTAGACCTGCGTTGTCGCCAGGCTAGCGTGGCCGAGCATCTCCTGGACGGACCTCAGGTCCGCGCCGCCGTCGAGCAGGTGTGTGGCCGCGGTGTGGCGAAGGGCGTGCGGAGCGGCGTCGACGCCCTCGTCCAGGCCTCTGAGCAGCGCGTGGACCACGGCCCGCACCTGGCGCTGGTCCCAGCGGCCGCCCCGGGCGCCGAGCAGCAGAGCCGGCGGAGACCCGGGCGTGGCGAGTCGCGGACGCCCCCGTTCGAGGTACTCCCCCACCGCGCGGTCGGCGGGCTGGCCGTAGGGGACCACCCGCTCCTTGGAGCCCTTGCCCAGCACCCTGAGCGTCCGGCGGGACCTGTCGACGTCGTCGACGTCGAGGCCGACGAGCTCGCTGACGCGGATGCCGCTGGCGTAGAGGAGCTCGGCGGCGGCACGGTCGCGCAGGTGCGTCGGCTCGTCGTCGTCGGCGCGCGTGGCCGCGAGGTCCATGAGGCGGCCCGCCTGGTCGGCGCGCAGCACGGTGGGCAGGGTCTTGTTCGGCGAGGGCGACCGGAGCCTGAGGGCTGGGTCGACCGGCAGCCGACCGGTGCGCACGGCCCACGCGGTGAAGCTGCGCACCGCCGAGGTGCGCCGCGCCAGCGAGGACCTGGCGGCGCCGGAGGCGGCCAGGGAGCCGAGCCAGGAGCGCAGGTCGGCCAGCTGGAGGGAGGCGAGGTCCGCCCCGGTGGTCTCCAGGTGGGCCTGCAGCGAGGCGAGGTCAGCGGCGTAGGCGCGGGTGGTGGCGGCCGAGGCGCCGCGCTCCAGCTCGAGGTGCCGGCAGAACAGCACCGGCCACTCCTCCGGTGCGCCCGCCCGGTCCTCACGCTCGTGGTCCACCCGCCCACTCTCGGTGAGCGCCCTCGCGAGGGCCAAGCGGGGCGCGCCGCCACCCGTCGGACACCCGCGCCGCCAGGCCGCGCCGGGACAGCTCCCGCAGCACGGGCGGCACGTCCACCGCGGCGAGCCCGGCCGTCACGGCGATGCGCTCCACCGGCCTGGCCGACGCCAGCGGCAGGGCGTCGAGGACGGCCACCTGCACCGGGTCCAGTCCGTCGTGGGGCCGGGCCGGTGCCTCGCGCACCGGATCGGGCGCCAGGGCGTCGACGAGCTGGAGGACCTCTGCGGCGCCGGTGACGCAGACGGCCCCGGAGCGCAGGAGCCGGTGGCACCCCTCCGAGGACGGAGAGGTCACAGGTCCGGGCACCGCTCCCACCGGCAGGCCGAGGTCCAGCGCCAGGCCGGCCGTGGACAGCGAGCCCGACCTCCACCCCGCCTCCACCACCACGGTGGCGCCGGAGAACGCTGCGATGAGGCGGTTGCGCTGGAGGAAGCGCCGCCGCATGGGGCTGGACCCGGGCGGCACCTCGCTGACCACCAGGCCCTCCTCCGCGACAGCGCGCAACAACCTCTGGTGGGAGGCCGGGTAGGCGCGGTCCACGCCGCAGGCGAGCACCGCGACCGTCGGGGCGCCGGCAGCGAGCGCACCGCGGTGGGCGGCCCCGTCGACGCCGAGTGCGGCGCCCGAGACGGTGGTCGCCCCGGCGTCCCCGAGACCCACCGCGATGCTCGCGGCGATCCGCTCCCCGTAGGCGGTGGCCGCGCGGGCGCCGACCACGGCGGCGCTGCGCTCGCAGGCCGCTGCGAGGTCCACCGGGCCCCGCACCCACAGCGCGAACGGCTCACCTCCGTTGAGCAGGCCCAGACGTCCGGGCCACTCGGTGTCTCCGTCGAGCACCACCCGGCCGCCGAGCGCCTGGACCCTGGCGAGGTCGCGCTCGGGGTCGGTCTCCTGCCAGCGGCCGGCCCAGCGCGCCAGGCCGGCGCGCAGAGCGGCCAGCGACTCCCCCGGCAGGCACTCCGAGGCGCTCACCGGTGCCGGCGACGCCAGCCGCTCGAGGGCGGCGCACCCCCCTCGTGCGGCCACGAAGCCCTTCGCCACGAGGTCCTCCGGCTCCGCCAGCCGGGACCAGGCGAGCATCGCGAGGCGGTCGTCGCCGGCCCAGCGCGGCAGGCGACGGCCGAGCTCGGGCAGCGCGTCCTGCCAGCCACCAGACGCGTCGACGGGCCCGGTCACGCGACGGCCCAGGGCAGCCGCCACGACAGCGCCCGCTCGACGTCGTCCTGGGCCGGCGCGGAGCGGCCGGCGAGGTCCGAGAGGGTCCACGCGACGCGGAGCACGCGGTCGAGGCCGCGCAGGGTCAGCTCGCCCTCGTCGAGGCGCGCCATCGCTGGGCGCACCACGGCGGGCGGCAGGCGCAGGGGTCCGCGCAGGTGCCGGCCGGGGACCTCGCCGTTGCACCGCCACGGCGTTCCGCGCAGGCGCTCGGCGGCAGCTGAGCGCGCCGTCGCCACCTCAGCGGCCACGCGCGCCGATGACGGCTGGCGCGAGGTCCCGCGCTCGGCGGCGTCGAGCTCGGTGCGGGAGACCGGCGCCACCGCCACCTGCAGGTCGACGCGGTCCAGCAGCGGGCCCGAGAGCCGGTTGCGGTAGCGGCGCTGCTCCTGGGGGCTGCAGCGGCAGGCGAGTCCCCTGTCGGTGGCGCGCCCGCACGGGCACGGGTTGGCCGTGCACACCAGCTGGAAGCGCGCCGGGAACCTGGCGGTCCCCCGCGAGCGCGCGATGACCACCTCGCCGTCCTCCAGGGGCTGGCGCAGCCCCTCGAGCACGCGGCGGTCGAACTCGGGGGTCTCGTCCAGGAGGAGCACGCCCCGGTGGGCGCGAGAGACCGCGCCCGGCGCGGGCCCGGTGGAGCCGCCGCCGAGCACGGCCGCGGCGGAGGCGGTGTGGTGCGGCGCCTCGAACGGTGGCCTGTCGAGCAGCCCGCGGGAGGGGTCGAAGGTGCCGGAGAGGGAGTGCACGGCGGTGACCTCGACGGCATCAGCCTCGGTCAGGGGCGGCAGCACGCCGGGCAGCCGGGCGGCCAGCATCGACTTGCCGGCACCGGGCGGCCCGGTCATGAGCAGGTGGTGGCCGCCGGCGGCGGCCACGCGCAGGGCGTCGAGCGCGTCGGCCTGGCCGACGACGTCGCCGAGGTCACCCGCGGAGCCCTTCCCACCGGCGGCGCCGCCAGCGCCACCGGGGACCCCGGGGGCACCCGTCCCGTCGCGCCGGGAGGAGCGCGCCGGTGCTGCCACGGCGCTGCCGCCGTGGGCGCGGACCACGTCCCCCAGGTGCTCGACGGGCACCACCTCCACACCGGGCACCAGCGCGGCCTCCGCGGCGTTGGCCGCGGGGACGATGGCGCGACGCACGCCCTCGGCCCGGGCGGCGAGCACGGCGGGCAGCACGCCGCGGACCGGGCGGACCCAGCCGTCCAGGCCGAGCTCGCCGAGGTGGAGCGCGCTGGCCGCCGACGCGGGCAGCAGCCCCTGCTGCGAGGCGAGGACGGCTGCGGCCACGGCGACGTCGAAGGAGGCGCCCTGCTTGGGCAGTGACGCCGGGGAGAGGTTGACCACCACCCGGCGGTCGGCCACCGAGAGCCCGGCGTTGCGCAGCGCCGCGCGCACGCGGTCGCGCGACTCGTTGAGGGCCGTGTCGGGCAGCCCGGTGACCACGAACGCGGGGAGGCCGTGGGTGACGTCGGCCTCGACC
It contains:
- a CDS encoding tyrosine recombinase XerC, with the translated sequence MDHEREDRAGAPEEWPVLFCRHLELERGASAATTRAYAADLASLQAHLETTGADLASLQLADLRSWLGSLAASGAARSSLARRTSAVRSFTAWAVRTGRLPVDPALRLRSPSPNKTLPTVLRADQAGRLMDLAATRADDDEPTHLRDRAAAELLYASGIRVSELVGLDVDDVDRSRRTLRVLGKGSKERVVPYGQPADRAVGEYLERGRPRLATPGSPPALLLGARGGRWDQRQVRAVVHALLRGLDEGVDAAPHALRHTAATHLLDGGADLRSVQEMLGHASLATTQVYTHVSVERLRRSYEQAHPRA
- the dprA gene encoding DNA-processing protein DprA, which gives rise to MAAALGRRVTGPVDASGGWQDALPELGRRLPRWAGDDRLAMLAWSRLAEPEDLVAKGFVAARGGCAALERLASPAPVSASECLPGESLAALRAGLARWAGRWQETDPERDLARVQALGGRVVLDGDTEWPGRLGLLNGGEPFALWVRGPVDLAAACERSAAVVGARAATAYGERIAASIAVGLGDAGATTVSGAALGVDGAAHRGALAAGAPTVAVLACGVDRAYPASHQRLLRAVAEEGLVVSEVPPGSSPMRRRFLQRNRLIAAFSGATVVVEAGWRSGSLSTAGLALDLGLPVGAVPGPVTSPSSEGCHRLLRSGAVCVTGAAEVLQLVDALAPDPVREAPARPHDGLDPVQVAVLDALPLASARPVERIAVTAGLAAVDVPPVLRELSRRGLAARVSDGWRRAPLGPREGAHREWAGGPRA
- a CDS encoding YifB family Mg chelatase-like AAA ATPase: MSVGRSLSVTLVGLAGHLVEVEADVTHGLPAFVVTGLPDTALNESRDRVRAALRNAGLSVADRRVVVNLSPASLPKQGASFDVAVAAAVLASQQGLLPASAASALHLGELGLDGWVRPVRGVLPAVLAARAEGVRRAIVPAANAAEAALVPGVEVVPVEHLGDVVRAHGGSAVAAPARSSRRDGTGAPGVPGGAGGAAGGKGSAGDLGDVVGQADALDALRVAAAGGHHLLMTGPPGAGKSMLAARLPGVLPPLTEADAVEVTAVHSLSGTFDPSRGLLDRPPFEAPHHTASAAAVLGGGSTGPAPGAVSRAHRGVLLLDETPEFDRRVLEGLRQPLEDGEVVIARSRGTARFPARFQLVCTANPCPCGRATDRGLACRCSPQEQRRYRNRLSGPLLDRVDLQVAVAPVSRTELDAAERGTSRQPSSARVAAEVATARSAAAERLRGTPWRCNGEVPGRHLRGPLRLPPAVVRPAMARLDEGELTLRGLDRVLRVAWTLSDLAGRSAPAQDDVERALSWRLPWAVA